One Purpureocillium takamizusanense chromosome 1, complete sequence genomic window carries:
- a CDS encoding uncharacterized protein (COG:S~EggNog:ENOG503PAQ2~MEROPS:MER0004090) → MANFRGRHAADKHMRVAGQVIQNCSGTPGDCSISDFLKLMRNDKRPTMPPFQRPLYSDGGWAVLGRVLERLTNLPLNDALQKVLSKPLGLNYTAYMKPPGNHSNAIVLPGPLAESSWGYDNQVIASSGGVYTSTADLRAVGLSILNSELLAPSTTRRWMHPLGSTSSLTFNVGPPWEIHRLAVPVTPKSNRTRIMDLYTKLGANAGYSSCIALSPDHGLGFSLMSVGATAGTDRVTLRDLVGDVFLPAAEHAGAENAAANFAGTFADAKMPETNVTLTVDRGRPGLGVAELFFGGSDARGNVSTVPPPPGSRFAVRIYGTGSSSPDNLPSALYRTRGTVRYSFRAVLEKLPFKKHGAARDGKSLFMDECLSWFSVGFTENIDEFVLEVVDGKLQSVEHPLTKTIMKRMQ, encoded by the exons ATGGCAAACTTCCGAGGTCGGCATGCCGCTGACAAGCACATGCGTGTAGCTGGCCAAGTGATACAAAACTGCAGCGGAACGCCGGGCGACTGCTCCATCTCCG ATTTTCTCAAGTTGATGCGCAACGACAAACGTCCTACGATGCCTCCTTTTCAGAGGCCGCTCTACtccgacggcggctgggctgtcCTCGGACGTGTTCTCGAACGCTTGACCAACCTGCCGCTCAACGACGCCCTGCAGAAGGTGCTGTCCAAGCCCCTTGGCCTCAACTACACAGCGTACATGAAGCCGCCAGGGAACCACTCCAATGCCATTGTCCTCCCGGGGCCTCTGGCGGAATCCTCCTGGGGCTACGACAACCAGGTCATCGCCTC ctcCGGTGGCGTCTACACGAGCACGGCCGACCTCCGCGCCGTGGGCCTTTCCATCCTCAACTcggagctgctggcgccgtccACGACCCGGCGCTGGATGCACCCCctcggcagcaccagctcgCTAACCTTCAACGTCGGCCCCCCCTGGGAGATCCACCGTCTCGCCGTGCCTGTCACGCCCAAGTCCAATCGCACTCGCATCATGGACCTCTACACTAAGctcggcgccaacgccggctACAGCTCTTGCATCGCGCTGTCGCCAGACCACGGCCTCGGCTTCAGCCTCATGTCGGTCGGCGCCACCGCTGGCACTGACCGCGTCACGCTGCGCGAtctggtcggcgacgtgtTCCTCCCTGCCGCGGAGCACGCCGGTGCCGAGAACGCAGCCGCCAACTTTGCCGGCACCTTTGCCGATGCCAAGATGCCCGAAACCAACGTGACGCTTACCGTGGAccggggccggccgggcctcGGGGTGGCCGAGTTGTTCTTCGGCGGCTCCGATGCACGCGGCAACGtgtcgacggtgccgcccccgccgggCTCCCGGTTCGCGGTCCGCATCTACGGCacgggcagctcctcgcccgacAACCTACCCTCAGCGCTATACCGGACGCGCGGGACAGTGCGGTACAGCTTCCGCGCCGTGCTTGAGAAATTACCATTCAAGAAGcacggggcggcgcgggacggTAAGAGCCTATTCATGGACGAGTGCCTGTCGTGGTTCTCTGTGGGCTTCACGGAGAATATTGATGAGTTTGTGCTCGAGGTGGTAGACGGGAAGCTGCAATCCGTCGAACATCCGCTCACAAAGACGATCATGAAAAGGATGCAATAG
- a CDS encoding uncharacterized protein (COG:S~EggNog:ENOG503PAQ2~MEROPS:MER0004090) yields the protein MSQQGGSGGVPGQVIQNCSGTPGDCSISDFLKLMRNDKRPTMPPFQRPLYSDGGWAVLGRVLERLTNLPLNDALQKVLSKPLGLNYTAYMKPPGNHSNAIVLPGPLAESSWGYDNQVIASSGGVYTSTADLRAVGLSILNSELLAPSTTRRWMHPLGSTSSLTFNVGPPWEIHRLAVPVTPKSNRTRIMDLYTKLGANAGYSSCIALSPDHGLGFSLMSVGATAGTDRVTLRDLVGDVFLPAAEHAGAENAAANFAGTFADAKMPETNVTLTVDRGRPGLGVAELFFGGSDARGNVSTVPPPPGSRFAVRIYGTGSSSPDNLPSALYRTRGTVRYSFRAVLEKLPFKKHGAARDGKSLFMDECLSWFSVGFTENIDEFVLEVVDGKLQSVEHPLTKTIMKRMQ from the exons ATGTCCCAGCAGGGCGGCTCAGGTGGAGTGC CTGGCCAAGTGATACAAAACTGCAGCGGAACGCCGGGCGACTGCTCCATCTCCG ATTTTCTCAAGTTGATGCGCAACGACAAACGTCCTACGATGCCTCCTTTTCAGAGGCCGCTCTACtccgacggcggctgggctgtcCTCGGACGTGTTCTCGAACGCTTGACCAACCTGCCGCTCAACGACGCCCTGCAGAAGGTGCTGTCCAAGCCCCTTGGCCTCAACTACACAGCGTACATGAAGCCGCCAGGGAACCACTCCAATGCCATTGTCCTCCCGGGGCCTCTGGCGGAATCCTCCTGGGGCTACGACAACCAGGTCATCGCCTC ctcCGGTGGCGTCTACACGAGCACGGCCGACCTCCGCGCCGTGGGCCTTTCCATCCTCAACTcggagctgctggcgccgtccACGACCCGGCGCTGGATGCACCCCctcggcagcaccagctcgCTAACCTTCAACGTCGGCCCCCCCTGGGAGATCCACCGTCTCGCCGTGCCTGTCACGCCCAAGTCCAATCGCACTCGCATCATGGACCTCTACACTAAGctcggcgccaacgccggctACAGCTCTTGCATCGCGCTGTCGCCAGACCACGGCCTCGGCTTCAGCCTCATGTCGGTCGGCGCCACCGCTGGCACTGACCGCGTCACGCTGCGCGAtctggtcggcgacgtgtTCCTCCCTGCCGCGGAGCACGCCGGTGCCGAGAACGCAGCCGCCAACTTTGCCGGCACCTTTGCCGATGCCAAGATGCCCGAAACCAACGTGACGCTTACCGTGGAccggggccggccgggcctcGGGGTGGCCGAGTTGTTCTTCGGCGGCTCCGATGCACGCGGCAACGtgtcgacggtgccgcccccgccgggCTCCCGGTTCGCGGTCCGCATCTACGGCacgggcagctcctcgcccgacAACCTACCCTCAGCGCTATACCGGACGCGCGGGACAGTGCGGTACAGCTTCCGCGCCGTGCTTGAGAAATTACCATTCAAGAAGcacggggcggcgcgggacggTAAGAGCCTATTCATGGACGAGTGCCTGTCGTGGTTCTCTGTGGGCTTCACGGAGAATATTGATGAGTTTGTGCTCGAGGTGGTAGACGGGAAGCTGCAATCCGTCGAACATCCGCTCACAAAGACGATCATGAAAAGGATGCAATAG
- the ISY1 gene encoding NineTeen Complex (NTC) component (EggNog:ENOG503NWY7~COG:A~BUSCO:EOG09264IOS) encodes MARNSEKAQSMLFRFREAQAADLGIIDAGRTRRPKRITEVDSIPSCEKWRGQVLREISRKVSRIQEPVLSDYQIRDLNDEINKLMREKHMWEVQIRNLGGPNYMRGGGRIYDEQGREIPGGGKGYRYFGRAKELPGVKELFEAAQSRGKEEKPLEEKKDLRRTVDAAYYGYAPGEETDELLAYEAAKEREAAANLIKNGPGEPPDGWTSLPGDTDGETWLLPTMEEVQEELLERRRQKLLQQL; translated from the exons ATG GCGCGCAATTCGGAAAAAGCCCAGTCCATGCTCTTTCGCTTCCGCGAAGCGCAAGCGGCAGACCTGggcatcatcgacgccggTCGCACGCGTCGCCCCAAGCGCATCACCGAGGTCGACTCGATCCCCTCATGCGAGAAATGGCGCGGGCAGGTGCTGCGCGAGATCTCGCGCAAAGTGTCGCGCATCCAAGAGCCCGTCCTCAGCGACTACCAGATCCGCGACCTCAACGACGAGATCAACAAGCTCATGCGTGAGAAGCACATGTGGGAGGTGCAGATACGAAATCTCGGCGGGCCAAACTAcatgcgcggcggcggacgcaTATACGACGAGCAGGGCCGCGAGATACCCGGCGGAGGCAAGGGCTACCGCTACTTTGGCCGCGCCAAGGAGCTTCCcggcgtcaaggagctgTTCGAGGCGGCACAGAGCAGGGGCAAGGAGGAAAAGCCGCTTGAGGAGAAAAAGGACCTGAGACGCACCGTCGATGCAGCCTACTACGGCTACGCTCccggcgaggagacggacgagctgctggcctacgaggcggccaaggagcgcgaggctgccgccaacCTCATCAAGAACGGCCCCGGTGAGCCGCCCGATGGTTGGACATCGCTGCCCGGCGATACGGACGGCGAgacgtggctgctgcccacTATGGAAGAGGtgcaggaggagctgctagaacggcggcggcagaagctgctgcagcagttGTGA